Proteins found in one Promicromonospora sukumoe genomic segment:
- a CDS encoding polyribonucleotide nucleotidyltransferase: protein MEGPEIQFAEAVIDNGRFGTRTVRFETGRLAKQAAGAVAAYLDGETMLLSTTAAGKHPKDQFDFFPLTVDVEERMYAAGRIPGSFFRREGRPSTDAILTCRLTDRPLRPLFVKGLRNEVQIVLTVMALHPDDAYDTLAINAASASTQISGLPFDGPVGAVRIALVDGQWVAFPKYSDKERAVFDMVVAGRVVGDDVAIAMIEAEATDNAWTLIKNEGVAAPNETVVAEGIEAAKPFIKALCDAQAQLAAQSAKETQEFKLFPDYQDDAYAAVEAAVSGSTRDALTIADKQQRENTLDDIKAGVHEQLDAQFEGREKELSAAFRSLQKHLVRQRVLTEGVRIDGRGLADIRTLSAEVEVLPRVHGSAIFERGETQILGVTTLNMLRMEQQIDSLGPETRKRYMHNYNFPPYSTGETGRVGSPKRREIGHGALAERALVPVLPSREEFPYAIRQVSEALGSNGSTSMGSVCASTLSLLNAGVPLRAPVAGIAMGLVSDTVDGETRYAAMTDILGAEDAFGDMDFKVAGTKEFVTAIQLDTKLDGIPASVLGAALGQARDARLTILEVLDEAIDTPDEMSPNAPRVITVKVPVDKIGEVIGPKGKMINQIQEETGADISIEDDGTVYIGATDGPSAEAARAAINAIANPHVPEVGERFVGTVVKTTSFGAFISLSPGKDGLLHISQIRKLVGGKRVENVDDVLSIGQKVQVEIGEIDPRGKLSLVAVTDEEESATSDAAEPAAEAPASADA, encoded by the coding sequence GTGGAGGGTCCCGAGATCCAGTTCGCCGAGGCCGTGATCGACAACGGTCGCTTCGGCACCCGTACCGTCCGGTTCGAGACCGGACGCCTCGCCAAGCAGGCCGCCGGCGCAGTCGCCGCGTACCTCGACGGCGAGACCATGCTGCTGTCGACCACCGCGGCCGGCAAGCACCCCAAGGACCAGTTCGACTTCTTCCCGCTGACGGTGGACGTCGAGGAGCGGATGTACGCCGCAGGGCGCATCCCCGGCTCGTTCTTCCGTCGCGAGGGTCGCCCGTCGACCGACGCGATCCTGACCTGCCGCCTGACGGACCGCCCGCTGCGCCCCCTGTTCGTCAAGGGCCTGCGCAACGAGGTCCAGATCGTCCTGACGGTCATGGCGCTGCACCCCGACGACGCGTACGACACGCTGGCGATCAACGCCGCCTCGGCGTCGACGCAGATCTCCGGCCTGCCGTTCGACGGCCCGGTCGGCGCCGTCCGCATCGCGCTGGTCGACGGCCAGTGGGTCGCGTTCCCCAAGTACTCCGACAAGGAGCGCGCCGTCTTCGACATGGTCGTCGCCGGCCGTGTCGTGGGTGACGACGTCGCGATCGCCATGATCGAGGCCGAGGCCACCGACAACGCGTGGACCCTCATCAAGAACGAGGGCGTCGCCGCTCCGAACGAGACGGTCGTCGCCGAGGGCATCGAGGCGGCCAAGCCGTTCATCAAGGCCCTGTGCGACGCGCAGGCCCAGCTCGCCGCGCAGTCCGCCAAGGAGACGCAGGAGTTCAAGCTCTTCCCGGACTACCAGGACGACGCCTACGCCGCCGTCGAGGCCGCCGTCTCGGGCTCGACCCGCGACGCGCTGACCATCGCCGACAAGCAGCAGCGCGAGAACACGCTGGACGACATCAAGGCCGGCGTGCACGAGCAGCTCGACGCCCAGTTCGAGGGTCGCGAGAAGGAGCTGTCGGCGGCGTTCCGCTCGCTGCAGAAGCACCTCGTGCGCCAGCGCGTGCTCACCGAGGGCGTCCGCATCGACGGCCGTGGCCTCGCGGACATCCGCACCCTCTCGGCCGAGGTCGAGGTGCTGCCCCGCGTGCACGGTTCCGCGATCTTCGAGCGCGGCGAGACCCAGATCCTGGGTGTCACCACACTGAACATGCTCCGCATGGAGCAGCAGATCGACTCGCTCGGTCCGGAGACGCGCAAGCGCTACATGCACAACTACAACTTCCCGCCGTACTCGACCGGTGAGACGGGCCGCGTGGGCAGCCCGAAGCGCCGCGAGATCGGTCACGGTGCGCTCGCCGAGCGTGCCCTGGTCCCGGTCCTGCCGAGCCGCGAGGAGTTCCCCTACGCGATCCGCCAGGTGTCCGAGGCTCTCGGCTCCAACGGCTCGACCTCCATGGGCTCCGTGTGCGCGAGCACGCTGTCCCTGCTGAACGCCGGTGTGCCGCTGCGCGCGCCGGTCGCCGGCATCGCGATGGGCCTCGTGTCCGACACCGTGGACGGCGAGACCCGCTACGCCGCGATGACGGACATCCTGGGCGCCGAGGACGCGTTCGGCGACATGGACTTCAAGGTCGCCGGTACCAAGGAGTTCGTCACGGCCATCCAGCTCGACACCAAGCTCGACGGCATCCCCGCCTCGGTGCTCGGTGCGGCGCTGGGCCAGGCCCGCGACGCCCGCCTGACCATCCTCGAGGTGCTCGACGAGGCGATCGACACGCCCGACGAGATGTCCCCGAACGCCCCGCGCGTCATCACGGTGAAGGTCCCCGTCGACAAGATCGGCGAGGTCATCGGCCCGAAGGGCAAGATGATCAACCAGATCCAGGAGGAGACGGGCGCGGACATCTCCATCGAGGACGACGGCACCGTCTACATCGGTGCCACCGACGGCCCCTCGGCCGAGGCCGCCCGCGCGGCGATCAACGCGATCGCCAACCCGCACGTCCCCGAGGTGGGCGAGCGGTTCGTCGGAACCGTCGTCAAGACGACGTCGTTCGGCGCCTTCATCTCGCTCTCCCCGGGCAAGGACGGTCTGCTGCACATCAGCCAGATCCGCAAGCTCGTGGGCGGCAAGCGCGTCGAGAACGTCGACGACGTGCTGTCGATCGGCCAGAAGGTCCAGGTCGAGATCGGCGAGATCGACCCGCGCGGCAAGCTCTCGCTGGTCGCCGTCACCGACGAGGAGGAGTCGGCCACGTCCGACGCCGCCGAGCCGGCCGCCGAGGCCCCCGCATCCGCGGACGCCTGA
- a CDS encoding M16 family metallopeptidase: MTWHLPLVPSGEPGAELTAGQDGATIRRSVLPGGVRVLTENMPGQLSATVGAWIGVGSRDETDGHFGSTHFLEHLLFKGTARRSAMDIAEAFDAVGGEANAATGKEHTCYYARVLDTDLPMAVDVIADMVTSARLDADELETERGVILEELAMNDDDPTDVVHEQFSAVVLGDHALGRPIGGTPETINAVPRDAVWDHYRWNYRPETLVVTAAGGIDHDKLVQQVTQALTDGGWDLDAATAPRDRRPSTEDRAGVPEAGAELTVKRPVEQANIIVGSTGISATDDRRFALSVLNAVLGGGMSSRLFQEIREKRGLAYSTYSFASAHGGLGTFGLYAGCASAKADQVTELLVEELEKLAHDGITEAELKRSVGQLSGGTVLGLEDSGSRMSRLGRAELVYGDLLSLAESLERIQAVTAADVQELAQDLAARPRSVVRVGPFDN; the protein is encoded by the coding sequence ATGACGTGGCACCTGCCGCTCGTCCCCTCGGGCGAGCCCGGTGCCGAGCTGACCGCCGGGCAGGACGGTGCGACGATCCGTCGCTCCGTCCTGCCCGGCGGTGTCCGTGTGCTCACCGAGAACATGCCGGGCCAGCTCTCGGCCACGGTGGGCGCATGGATCGGCGTCGGCTCGCGGGACGAGACCGACGGCCACTTCGGCTCGACGCACTTCCTGGAGCACCTGCTCTTCAAGGGCACCGCACGGCGCTCCGCGATGGACATCGCCGAGGCGTTCGACGCCGTCGGCGGTGAGGCCAACGCGGCCACCGGCAAGGAGCACACCTGCTACTACGCGCGCGTGCTCGACACCGACCTGCCCATGGCGGTCGACGTCATCGCCGACATGGTCACGTCCGCGCGGCTGGACGCCGACGAGCTCGAGACCGAGCGCGGCGTCATCCTCGAAGAGCTCGCGATGAACGACGACGACCCGACCGACGTCGTGCACGAGCAGTTCTCCGCCGTCGTCCTGGGCGACCACGCGCTGGGCCGCCCCATCGGCGGCACGCCGGAGACCATCAACGCCGTCCCGCGCGACGCCGTCTGGGACCACTACCGCTGGAACTACCGGCCGGAGACTCTGGTCGTGACCGCGGCCGGCGGCATCGACCACGACAAGCTCGTGCAGCAGGTGACCCAGGCGCTGACCGACGGCGGCTGGGACCTCGACGCCGCGACCGCGCCGCGGGACCGCCGGCCCTCCACCGAGGACCGGGCCGGCGTGCCGGAGGCCGGGGCCGAACTGACCGTGAAGCGGCCCGTCGAGCAGGCCAACATCATCGTGGGCTCCACGGGCATCTCGGCCACGGACGACCGGCGCTTCGCGCTGTCCGTGCTGAACGCCGTGCTCGGCGGCGGCATGTCGTCGCGCCTGTTCCAGGAGATCCGCGAGAAGCGGGGCCTGGCGTACTCGACGTACTCGTTCGCGTCCGCCCACGGCGGCCTCGGCACGTTCGGGCTGTACGCGGGCTGTGCCTCCGCCAAGGCGGACCAGGTGACCGAGCTGCTCGTCGAGGAGCTCGAGAAGCTCGCGCACGACGGCATCACGGAGGCCGAGCTGAAGCGGTCCGTGGGGCAGCTCTCCGGCGGCACCGTGCTCGGGCTGGAGGACTCCGGCTCGCGAATGAGCCGCCTCGGCAGGGCCGAGCTCGTGTACGGCGACCTGCTGTCGCTGGCCGAGTCGCTGGAGCGTATCCAGGCGGTCACGGCCGCCGACGTGCAGGAGCTGGCGCAGGACCTGGCGGCGCGTCCGCGCTCGGTGGTCCGCGTGGGCCCGTTCGACAACTGA
- the dapB gene encoding 4-hydroxy-tetrahydrodipicolinate reductase, whose translation MSDIKVAVLGATGRMGTQACAAVEAAEGLTLVARLGRGDTVSADTLAGADVVVDFTVPAVTEANVHAVLDAGAHAVVGTTGWDDASRARVSAHLAELSPGGLSTSALGVLIAPNFGLSAVLAMTFAAKAARYFESAEVVELHHPNKVDAPSGTARHTAAAIARARAEAGRGPSPDATETGWEARGADVDGVRVHAVRLRGLVAHEEILFGNEGEQLVIRQDSFDRASFMPGVLLAIRSVVSRPGLTVGLENVLDLS comes from the coding sequence GTGAGTGACATCAAGGTGGCCGTGCTCGGGGCGACCGGGCGCATGGGCACACAGGCCTGCGCGGCGGTCGAGGCGGCCGAGGGCCTGACACTGGTCGCCCGTCTCGGGCGCGGCGACACCGTCTCCGCCGACACCCTCGCGGGGGCCGACGTCGTCGTGGACTTCACCGTCCCGGCCGTCACCGAGGCCAACGTGCACGCGGTGCTCGACGCCGGGGCCCACGCCGTGGTCGGCACCACCGGCTGGGACGACGCCTCCCGCGCGCGGGTCTCGGCGCACCTCGCCGAGCTGTCGCCCGGGGGCCTGAGCACGAGCGCGCTCGGCGTGCTCATCGCGCCGAACTTCGGCCTCTCGGCCGTGCTCGCCATGACGTTCGCCGCGAAGGCGGCGCGCTACTTCGAGTCCGCCGAGGTCGTCGAGCTGCACCACCCGAACAAGGTGGACGCGCCGTCGGGCACCGCCCGGCACACCGCCGCCGCCATCGCGCGGGCGCGCGCCGAGGCCGGCCGCGGGCCGTCGCCCGACGCCACCGAGACGGGCTGGGAGGCCCGCGGCGCCGACGTCGACGGCGTGCGAGTGCACGCCGTGCGGCTGCGGGGGCTCGTGGCGCACGAGGAGATCCTCTTCGGCAACGAGGGGGAGCAGCTCGTCATCCGGCAGGACTCGTTCGACCGGGCCTCGTTCATGCCGGGCGTGCTGCTCGCGATCCGCTCCGTGGTCTCGCGCCCCGGGCTGACCGTGGGCCTCGAGAACGTGCTGGACCTGTCGTGA
- a CDS encoding MFS transporter, which produces MTRTTNPLWRTFVELRGNPRACVWTEPLWGLSMALVLPYASVFMLALGLHDEQIGLLATIAMISQVGFGLAGGIITDRLGRRATTAWFDVIAWVIPCLLWAFAENFWFFLAASLVNGAMQVTQNSWDCLMVEDAERGQITRIYSLVKVAADCSALFAPLAALLVAQLGLEPAVRILYINAAVVMVAKIIWLYLWSRETRQGHVRMAATRGQSVWRLLAGYRGVLGLLLRSRGSLLALAVAALTAAVTLVNGTFWQVVISQHLNVPDALLPFFPMIRSVLSAIFFFTLIPLLTTAVDLRRPTLWGFGVYLAGQVTLVAIPAPDGAATWSTYAFLGVCLLLDSFGAGMLFMLAESLVALHVDQAERSRVMAIQRTCIMLAAAPFGWISGWLSGMDRTYPFMLTSVLLVIGFVLVTVRWVPTHPDAETVGAAEPA; this is translated from the coding sequence GTGACCCGCACCACCAACCCGCTCTGGCGGACCTTCGTCGAGCTCCGCGGCAACCCTCGCGCATGCGTGTGGACCGAGCCCCTGTGGGGGCTGTCCATGGCCCTCGTGCTGCCCTACGCGTCGGTGTTCATGCTGGCCCTGGGCCTGCACGACGAGCAGATCGGGCTGCTGGCGACGATCGCCATGATCTCCCAGGTCGGCTTCGGGCTGGCCGGCGGCATCATCACCGACCGGCTCGGCCGGCGGGCCACGACGGCGTGGTTCGACGTGATCGCCTGGGTGATCCCGTGCCTGCTGTGGGCGTTCGCGGAGAACTTCTGGTTCTTCCTCGCGGCGTCGCTGGTCAACGGCGCCATGCAGGTGACGCAGAACTCGTGGGACTGCCTCATGGTCGAGGACGCCGAGCGCGGCCAGATCACGCGGATCTACTCCCTGGTCAAGGTCGCGGCCGACTGCTCGGCGCTGTTCGCGCCGCTTGCCGCCCTGCTGGTCGCGCAGCTCGGGCTGGAGCCCGCGGTCCGCATCCTCTACATCAACGCCGCCGTCGTGATGGTCGCGAAGATCATCTGGCTCTACCTGTGGTCGCGGGAGACGCGCCAGGGCCACGTCCGGATGGCCGCCACCCGCGGGCAGAGCGTGTGGCGGCTCCTGGCCGGGTACCGCGGGGTGCTCGGGCTGCTGCTGCGCTCGCGCGGGTCGCTCCTGGCGCTTGCGGTGGCCGCGCTGACGGCGGCGGTCACACTCGTCAACGGCACGTTCTGGCAGGTTGTCATCAGCCAGCACCTGAACGTGCCGGACGCGCTGCTGCCCTTCTTCCCGATGATCCGGTCGGTGCTCTCGGCGATCTTCTTCTTCACGCTGATCCCGCTGCTGACCACCGCCGTCGACCTGCGGCGACCCACCCTGTGGGGCTTCGGGGTCTACCTCGCCGGGCAGGTCACCCTGGTCGCGATCCCCGCGCCCGACGGCGCCGCGACGTGGTCGACGTACGCGTTCCTCGGCGTGTGCCTGCTGCTGGACAGCTTCGGCGCCGGGATGCTGTTCATGCTGGCGGAATCCCTGGTGGCGCTGCACGTGGACCAGGCGGAGCGCTCGCGCGTGATGGCGATCCAGCGCACCTGCATCATGCTCGCTGCGGCGCCGTTCGGCTGGATCTCCGGCTGGCTGTCCGGGATGGACCGCACCTACCCGTTCATGCTCACGTCGGTGCTGCTCGTGATCGGGTTCGTGCTGGTCACGGTGCGGTGGGTGCCGACGCACCCGGACGCGGAGACCGTCGGGGCGGCCGAGCCGGCCTGA
- a CDS encoding GNAT family N-acetyltransferase, which produces MNAVAVHRFEPDSPGAGLVALLTAYHLRTEAEKGVPVSDPAALPARYRAEIEDPRAAFADDVVLVARHGDAAVGCLVVTAPADGRAELKRLWTVPELRGHGVASRLVGAALEHAVEAGARTVALSVWEWRTGALALYGRLGFAVVDPWDERDGLVCMERAV; this is translated from the coding sequence TTGAACGCCGTCGCCGTCCATCGGTTCGAGCCAGACTCCCCCGGCGCCGGCCTGGTCGCCCTGCTGACCGCGTACCACCTGCGGACGGAGGCGGAGAAGGGCGTACCCGTCAGCGACCCGGCGGCCCTGCCCGCCCGCTACAGGGCGGAGATCGAGGACCCCCGAGCCGCGTTCGCCGACGACGTCGTGCTGGTCGCCCGGCATGGTGACGCCGCCGTCGGCTGCCTCGTGGTGACCGCCCCGGCCGACGGGCGCGCCGAGCTCAAGCGGCTCTGGACCGTCCCCGAGCTGCGCGGCCACGGCGTGGCCTCGCGCCTGGTCGGCGCGGCCCTGGAGCACGCGGTCGAAGCCGGTGCCCGCACCGTCGCGCTCTCCGTCTGGGAGTGGCGCACCGGGGCGCTGGCGCTGTACGGGCGGCTGGGCTTCGCCGTCGTCGACCCGTGGGACGAACGCGACGGACTGGTCTGCATGGAACGCGCCGTCTAG
- a CDS encoding GNAT family N-acetyltransferase: MALFRETADVSVRPAVAGDEAAVTDVQVASWQATGVLGEGVIEALDVPAMRERWASAITSPPGPGFGVLVALDGPKVVGFAAVSPGQVLSLEVLPGSQRGGHGSRLLAAAVDRLRSDGAETVTTWALVDDTARAQFLAASGLGEDGRSRTLATGVREVVEHRWSAQI; the protein is encoded by the coding sequence ATGGCCCTGTTTCGCGAGACCGCCGACGTGTCCGTCCGCCCCGCCGTCGCCGGCGACGAGGCGGCGGTGACCGACGTGCAGGTCGCGTCCTGGCAGGCGACCGGGGTGCTGGGCGAGGGGGTCATCGAGGCGCTCGACGTGCCCGCGATGCGCGAGCGCTGGGCCTCGGCGATCACGTCTCCGCCCGGTCCCGGATTCGGCGTGCTGGTGGCCCTCGACGGGCCGAAGGTCGTCGGCTTCGCCGCCGTCTCGCCCGGCCAGGTGTTGTCGCTCGAGGTGCTGCCCGGGTCCCAGCGCGGCGGTCACGGCTCGCGCCTGCTCGCCGCCGCCGTCGACCGCCTGCGCTCCGACGGCGCGGAGACCGTGACGACCTGGGCCCTGGTGGACGACACGGCGCGCGCGCAGTTCCTCGCCGCCAGCGGCCTCGGCGAGGACGGCCGCAGCCGCACCCTCGCGACAGGCGTGCGCGAGGTCGTCGAGCACCGCTGGTCCGCGCAGATCTGA
- a CDS encoding AzlD domain-containing protein, whose protein sequence is MTTAALWTTVLVASLACFALKLGGHLVPRSWLASERVSRVTTLVTVALLVSLVVVQGFADGRALVVDARVPALAVAALALALRAPFILVVVLAAATAAGLRALGWG, encoded by the coding sequence ATGACCACCGCCGCCCTCTGGACCACCGTGCTGGTCGCCTCGCTGGCCTGCTTCGCGCTCAAGCTCGGCGGGCACCTCGTCCCGCGCTCGTGGCTCGCGTCCGAGCGCGTCTCCCGCGTCACGACGCTCGTCACGGTGGCGCTGCTCGTCTCGCTCGTCGTGGTCCAGGGCTTCGCCGACGGCCGCGCGCTCGTCGTCGACGCCCGGGTTCCGGCCCTGGCGGTCGCGGCCCTGGCGCTGGCCCTGCGCGCCCCGTTCATCCTGGTCGTCGTCCTGGCGGCGGCCACGGCCGCGGGCCTCCGCGCCCTGGGCTGGGGCTGA
- a CDS encoding AzlC family ABC transporter permease: protein MKVLPTEPAARAAVRQGVSVSVATGLYGISFGALSVAAGVGLGPTMALSLLMFSGGSQFALIGVIGAAGTPVAAVATATLLGLRNTLYGAVVSPLLQVRGWRRVAAAQVTIDESTAVAVAQPDHATSRIGFWVTGIGVYVLWNAFVLLGALAGDALGDPRAWGLDAAAAAAFLALVWPRLAPRRAQVVAALAVVATAVLIPFVPPGIPVLAAAAVAIVVGLVAPTTPGDPFAEDVPIDEASADSPENESDREPAR, encoded by the coding sequence GTGAAGGTCCTCCCCACCGAACCGGCGGCCCGGGCCGCCGTCCGCCAGGGCGTGAGCGTCTCCGTGGCGACCGGTCTGTACGGCATCTCGTTCGGCGCCCTGTCGGTCGCGGCCGGCGTCGGCCTCGGCCCGACCATGGCCCTGAGCCTGCTCATGTTCTCCGGCGGCTCGCAGTTCGCGCTCATCGGCGTCATCGGCGCCGCGGGCACGCCCGTCGCCGCGGTCGCCACCGCCACCCTGCTCGGCCTGCGCAACACCCTGTACGGCGCGGTGGTCTCGCCGCTGCTCCAGGTGCGCGGCTGGCGCCGGGTCGCGGCGGCGCAGGTCACCATCGACGAGTCGACGGCGGTCGCCGTCGCCCAGCCCGACCACGCCACGTCCCGGATCGGGTTCTGGGTCACGGGCATCGGCGTGTACGTGCTCTGGAACGCGTTCGTGCTGCTCGGGGCGCTCGCCGGCGACGCGCTCGGCGACCCGCGCGCCTGGGGCCTCGACGCCGCGGCCGCCGCCGCGTTCCTCGCCCTGGTCTGGCCCCGGCTCGCGCCGCGCCGCGCGCAGGTCGTGGCGGCGCTCGCCGTCGTCGCCACCGCGGTGCTGATCCCGTTCGTGCCGCCGGGCATCCCGGTGCTCGCGGCGGCGGCCGTCGCGATCGTCGTCGGGCTGGTCGCGCCGACGACTCCCGGCGACCCCTTCGCCGAGGACGTGCCGATCGACGAGGCGTCCGCCGACAGTCCTGAGAACGAGTCCGACCGGGAGCCCGCCCGATGA
- a CDS encoding NAD-dependent succinate-semialdehyde dehydrogenase, with amino-acid sequence MTATTLSPTLVAHLPTGLLIDGHWGPASGRATFEVTDPATAEPIFDVSDATPADAVRALDAAHAAAPAWRAVPPRERSELLRAVFVRLISRADDIAALITAEAGKPLAEARAEVVYGAEFLRWFAEQAVRADGLVRTAPSGGNKQYVSRRPVGPSLLITPWNFPIAMATRKIAPALAAGCTVVVKPSELTPMTTLLVAEIIRSEAAGRGLPTGIVNVVPSTQAGPVTEPLFDDPRLRKVSFTGSTRVGQILLTQASKNVLRSSMELGGNAPFIVFEDADLDAAVQGALVAKLRNSGQSCVAANRFLVHDAVARPFAEKFSAAVGAMVTAPGTQPGAQVGPLINEAAVEKVTDLVDDAAAHGAQVLTGGSRLDGPGHFFEPTVLTGVSADARVVTEEIFGPVAPIVAFGSDDEAIELANGTPFGLASYAYTTSLARAQRAMDEIEAGMIGINRGLVSDASAPFGGVKASGLGREGAEAGMEEYQETVYVAM; translated from the coding sequence ATGACGGCGACGACGCTCTCCCCCACCCTCGTGGCGCACCTGCCCACCGGCCTGCTCATCGACGGCCACTGGGGCCCCGCGTCCGGCCGCGCGACGTTCGAGGTCACCGACCCGGCCACCGCCGAGCCCATCTTCGACGTCTCCGACGCCACGCCCGCCGACGCCGTCCGGGCCCTCGACGCCGCCCACGCGGCGGCCCCCGCCTGGCGCGCCGTGCCGCCCCGCGAACGCTCGGAGCTGCTGCGCGCCGTGTTCGTCCGCCTCATCTCCCGCGCCGACGACATCGCCGCCCTCATCACCGCCGAGGCCGGCAAGCCCCTGGCCGAGGCGCGCGCCGAGGTGGTCTACGGCGCCGAGTTCCTGCGCTGGTTCGCCGAGCAGGCCGTGCGCGCCGACGGCCTGGTGCGCACGGCGCCGTCGGGCGGGAACAAGCAGTACGTGAGCCGCCGCCCCGTGGGGCCCTCCCTGCTGATCACGCCCTGGAACTTCCCCATCGCCATGGCGACCCGCAAGATCGCCCCCGCGCTCGCGGCCGGCTGCACCGTGGTGGTCAAGCCCTCCGAGCTCACCCCGATGACCACGCTCCTGGTCGCGGAGATCATCCGCTCCGAGGCCGCGGGCCGGGGCCTGCCCACGGGCATCGTCAACGTGGTCCCGAGCACGCAGGCGGGCCCGGTCACCGAGCCGCTGTTCGACGACCCGCGGCTGCGCAAGGTCTCGTTCACCGGGTCGACCCGCGTGGGCCAGATCCTGCTGACGCAGGCCTCGAAGAACGTGCTGCGCAGCTCGATGGAGCTGGGCGGCAACGCGCCGTTCATCGTGTTCGAGGACGCCGACCTGGACGCCGCCGTGCAGGGCGCCCTGGTCGCGAAGCTGCGCAACTCCGGCCAGTCCTGCGTCGCGGCCAACCGCTTCCTGGTGCACGACGCCGTCGCGCGCCCCTTCGCCGAGAAGTTCTCCGCCGCGGTGGGCGCCATGGTCACCGCCCCGGGCACGCAGCCCGGCGCCCAGGTGGGCCCGCTCATCAACGAGGCCGCCGTCGAGAAGGTCACGGACCTGGTGGACGACGCCGCCGCGCACGGCGCCCAGGTGCTCACCGGCGGCTCGCGCCTCGACGGCCCGGGACACTTCTTCGAGCCGACGGTGCTCACCGGCGTGAGCGCCGACGCGCGCGTCGTCACCGAGGAGATCTTCGGCCCGGTCGCCCCGATCGTGGCCTTCGGGTCCGACGACGAGGCGATCGAGCTCGCCAACGGCACCCCCTTCGGCCTGGCCTCGTACGCGTACACGACGTCGCTCGCGCGGGCCCAGCGCGCGATGGACGAGATCGAGGCCGGGATGATCGGCATCAACCGCGGCCTGGTGTCCGACGCGAGCGCGCCCTTCGGCGGTGTCAAGGCCTCCGGCCTGGGCCGCGAGGGCGCCGAGGCGGGCATGGAGGAGTACCAGGAGACGGTGTACGTGGCGATGTAG
- the rraA gene encoding ribonuclease E activity regulator RraA, giving the protein MTATADLYDEHGEALASLPLQLRDFGGVRAFSGPVRTIRCHEDNGLVKAVTQTPGEGAVLVVDGGGSLRSALMGDLIAAAAVENGWAGAIIHGAIRDSVAVGGLALGVKALGTNPRKSSKTGAGVVDEPVEIGGVIFRPGATVYADEDGVLVER; this is encoded by the coding sequence ATGACCGCGACGGCCGACCTGTACGACGAGCACGGCGAGGCGCTGGCCTCCCTGCCCCTGCAGCTGCGCGACTTCGGCGGCGTCCGGGCCTTCTCCGGCCCCGTGCGCACCATCCGGTGCCACGAGGACAACGGGCTGGTCAAGGCCGTGACGCAGACCCCGGGCGAGGGCGCGGTCCTGGTGGTCGACGGCGGCGGCTCGCTCCGCAGCGCCCTGATGGGCGACCTCATCGCGGCCGCGGCGGTCGAGAACGGCTGGGCGGGCGCGATCATCCACGGCGCGATCCGGGACTCGGTGGCGGTCGGCGGGCTGGCGCTCGGGGTCAAGGCACTGGGCACCAACCCGCGCAAGTCGTCCAAGACGGGCGCCGGTGTGGTGGACGAACCGGTCGAGATCGGTGGCGTCATCTTCCGACCGGGCGCCACGGTCTACGCGGACGAGGACGGCGTGCTGGTCGAGCGGTGA